One Labeo rohita strain BAU-BD-2019 chromosome 12, IGBB_LRoh.1.0, whole genome shotgun sequence genomic region harbors:
- the acsl5 gene encoding long-chain-fatty-acid--CoA ligase 5: MEFLFEFLFTPLSTSGLVFLFSLAAVALVHLNTRPKPLQPPTDLNQQTVGIAGGARKTALLKDDNLISYLYEDAKTLYEVFKRGLRVSGNGPCLGFRKKGQPYQWLKYKQVSDRAEFLGSGLIHRGQKPSQESFIGIFAQNRPEWIIGELACYTYSMVAVPLYDTLGSEALVFIINRAKISTVICDKQDKAEMLLDNCEKNLTPVLKTIILMDPYDSALIDRGSKISVDILSLKDVEALGKDNHHKPVPPKPEDLSIICFTSGTTGDPKGAMLTHENVVADAAGVVKTFESVFVPVPSDVSISFLPLAHMFERVVQTVLYSVGGRVGFFQGDIRLLPDDMKTLQPTVFPVVPRLLNRVYDKVQSGAQTPFKKWLLNFAIEKKCAEVKQGIIRNDSIWDKLIFHKVQESLGGRVRAMVTGAAPISATVLTFLRASLGCQIFEAYGQTECTAACSFTIPGDWNTGHVGVPIPCNIVKLVDVEEMNYFASNGEGEVCVKGKNVFRGYLNDPERTAEALDKDGWLHTGDIGKWLPSGVLKIIDRKKNIFKLAQGEYIAPEKIENVYIRSAPVAQVFVHGDSLQSTLVAIVVPDPEVLPGFAEKLGVKGSLEELCKNQEVKKAIISDLNKLGREAGLKSFEQVKDLYLHPDMFTIENGLLTPTLKAKRADLTKFFQVQIKNLYANM, encoded by the exons ggTGGTGCTAGAAAAACAGCACTCTTGAAAGATGACAACTTGATCTCGTACTTATACGAAGATGCCAAAACTCTATATGAGGTTTTTAAAAGAGGACTACGTGTCTCAG GAAATGGACCATGCTTGGGGTTCAGAAAGAAGGGGCAACCTTATCAGTGGCTTAAATACAAACAG GTTTCAGACAGAGCTGAATTCTTGGGGTCCGGACTTATCCATCGCGGCCAGAAGCCATCGCAAGAATCGTTTATAGGCATCTTCGCCCAGAACCGGCCAGAG TGGATTATCGGAGAACTGGCCTGCTATACCTATTCCATGGTGGCAGTGCCTCTTTACGACACCTTGGGATCTGAGGCCCTTGTGTTCATCATTAATAGAG CAAAGATATCCACAGTGATATGCGATAAGCAGGACAAGGCAGAAATGCTGCTggataattgtgagaaaaacctCACACCTGTCTTGAAAACCATCATTCTCATGGACCCCTATGATTCTGCATTGATTGATAGAGGCTCTAAGATCAGTGTGGACATCCTGTCCCTGAAAGATGTAGAG GCATTGGGAAAGGACAACCATCACAAGCCTGTT ccaCCAAAACCAGAAGACCTAAGTATTATTTGCTTTACAAGTGGAACCACAG GGGATCCAAAGGGAGCCATGCTGACCCATGAAAATGTGGTTGCAGATGCAGCCGGCGTGGTTAAGACCTTTGAG AGCGTCTTTGTGCCCGTTCCATCCGACGTGTCCATCTCGTTTTTGCCGCTGGCGCATATGTTTGAAAGAGTTGTACAG ACAGTGCTGTACAGTGTAGGGGGAAGAGTTGGGTTTTTCCAAGGTGATATCAGACTTCTACCAGACGATATGAAAACCCTGCAGCCTACTGTATTCCCAGTGGTTCCACGGCTTCTGAATCGTGTTTACGACAAG GTCCAGAGTGGTGCCCAGACTCCATTTAAGAAATGGCTTCTGAACTTTGCCATTGAGAAGAAATGTGCAGAGGTCAAACAGGGCATTATTAGGAACGACAGCATATGGGACAAACTCATCTTTCACAAAGTGCAG GAATCTCTCGGGGGTCGCGTGAGGGCGATGGTGACAGGGGCTGCTCCCATTTCTGCAACTGTGCTCACATTTCTCCGGGCAAGCCTCGGGTGCCAG ATATTTGAGGCATACGGCCAGACAGAATGCACTGCGGCCTGCTCTTTTACCATACCGGGAGACTGGAATACTG GTCATGTTGGAGTTCCTATTCCATGTAACATTGTCAAACTTGTTGATGTGGAGGAAATGAATTACTTTGCATCCAACGGTGAAGGAGAG GTTTGTGTCAAAGGGAAGAATGTGTTTCGTGGATATCTCAATGACCCAGAAAGGACAGCAGAGGCTTTGGATAAAGATGGATGGCTGCACACTGGAGATATCGGCAAATGGCTGCCT AGTGGAGTGCTGAAGATCATcgacagaaagaaaaacatcttcAAACTGGCTCAAGGCGAATACATTGCACCAGAAAAGATTGAAAACGTTTACATTAGGAGCGCTCCAGTCGCCCAAGTGTTTGTGCATGGTGACAGTTTACAG TCCACTTTGGTGGCCATAGTGGTGCCAGACCCAGAAGTATTGCCAGGTTTTGCAGAAAAACTAGGAGTGAAAGGTTCACTTGAggagctttgtaaaaatcag GAAGTCAAGAAAGCAATAATCTCTGACCTCAACAAGCTGGGGCGTGAAGCAGGGCTGAAGTCATTTGAACAA GTAAAAGACCTGTACCTTCATCCCGACATGTTCACAATAGAAAACGGTCTCCTCACTCCAACACTGAAAGCCAAACGGGCAGATCTCACTAAATTCTTTCAAGTCCAAATTAAGAATCTTTATGCTAACATGTAG
- the zdhhc6 gene encoding palmitoyltransferase ZDHHC6 yields the protein MNILSAIIVFENLHEVKRLFHWGPIIALTVIGVCSSMAILDSIIWYWPLDTTGGSINFIMLINWTVLILYNYFNAMFVGPGYISLEWKPENQQDSMYLQFCRVCKGYKAPRSHHCRKCNRCVMKMDHHCPWINNCCGHLNHAYFTSFLLLAPLGCIHAALIFIMTMYTQLYDRISFGWSSVKIDMSAARHIHNPIMPFSIAAFAATLFALGLALGTTIAVGMLFFIQMKVILRNKTSIEVWIEEKAKDRIQYYQTGEEFIFPYDLGSRWENFKQVFTWSGSPIGDGIEWPVHEKCNQYTLTIEQLKQKHDKRQRSVEYRVVEDYNGACCPLGKGLNTFFRTPCTEEPRIQLTKGETIFATRGTKWWMYGDKVLNEEQAKVGVRIRGWFPRRCVEKCHYDSANNSTSEEKKEQ from the exons ATGAATATTCTGTCTGCTATAATCGTGTTTGAGAACCTCCATGAGGTCAAGAGGCTGTTCCACTGGGGTCCAATCATCGCCCTGACGGTCATCGGCGTTTGCTCCTCCATGGCCATACTGGACTCCATAATCTGGTACTGGCCGCTAGACACCACTGGAGGCAGCATTAACTTCATCATGCTCATTAACTGGACTGTCCTCATTCTTTACAACTACTTCAATGCCATGTTTGTAGGCCCAGGTTACATTTCTCTAGAGTGGAAACCG GAGAATCAACAAGATTCAATGTACTTACAGTTCTGTAGAGTGTGCAAAGGCTATAAAGCCCCAAGGTCACATCACTGTCGCAAATGTAACAg GTGTGTGATGAAGATGGATCATCATTGTCCCTGGATCAACAACTGCTGTGGTCATTTGAATCATGCGTACTTTACCAGCTTCCTCCTGCTTGCTCCACTGGGCTGCATTCATGCGGCGCTAATATTTATCATGACCATGTACACTCAACTTTACGATCGG ATCTCGTTTGGCTGGAGCTCAGTGAAGATTGACATGAGCGCCGCACGGCATATCCACAATCCCATCATGCCTTTCAGCATTGCAGCATTTGCAGCTACTCTCTTTGCTCTGGGATTGGCACTGGGTACTACTATTGCCGTTGGGATGTTGTTTTTTATCCAG aTGAAGGTGATTCTTCGAAACAAAACCTCAATAGAAGTGTGGATTGAAGAGAAA GCCAAAGATAGAATCCAGTACTACCAAACGGGTGAAGAATTTATCTTCCCCTATGACCTTGGCAGCCGATGGGAGAACTTCAAGCAGGTGTTCACCTGGTCTGGCTCCCCAATAGGAGATGGAATCGAATGGCCTGTGCATGAAAAGTGTAACCAGTACACTCTAACC ATTGAGCAGCTGAAGCAAAAACATGATAAACGCCAAAGGAGT GTGGAGTACAGAGTGGTGGAGGACTACAATGGCGCTTGTTGCCCGTTGGGAAAGGGTCTAAATACTTTCTTTAGGACACCTTGTACGGAGGAACCAAGGATTCAACTCACAAAGGGAGAGACCATTTTTGCTACAAGAGGAACAAA GTGGTGGATGTATGGAGACAAAGTTTTGAATGAGGAACAGGCTAAAG TTGGAGTGCGAATTAGAGGATGGTTTCCACGCCGCTGTGTTGAGAAGTGTCATTATGACTCGGCGAACAATTCGACaagtgaagaaaagaaagagcaaTGA